Within Eublepharis macularius isolate TG4126 chromosome 19, MPM_Emac_v1.0, whole genome shotgun sequence, the genomic segment ATCTCAAGAGtgtttaagggccaagctacaagtgacgaatgacacttgaacggcaagtggattgagtggcgagcaagtgaacagggagaaatacacttgccgttcaagtgtcattcgtcacttgtagcttcgccctaagttGCACATCTAGCGTTAACAACCCCCCACTTGCAAAATTCGTGGAGATTCGGGGATGTGGTGAAGAGGAGAAAGAGCTGTGCAGAGATGTCAGGCTACAAAATTCACCCTCCTAAACAACTATTGTCTCCCAGGGAATTTATCTTTGCAGTCTGaggatcaactgtaattccaggagatcaccaagtcccacatggaagttggcaaccctatccatgtCTAATCTTCACATTGTTAGTTATTGACTGCAGGGTATCAGCAGTAGATCTGCAGCAAACACAAGATCTACATAAATGCAAAACATCTCGAAGCGCTCTCTTTGATATTTTCACCTTTACAAATTTTCAGTTATAGTGACCATGGAATTTATTACACATTTTTGTCTCTAGAAAAATGTTATGCCACCACTCCAcagacctgctcaaggtggctcacaaagtaaagtaaaataaagtaaaaataaaataagtaaaagagtgaaaatataattaaaaaaacataaaaactgCAATCAAATAAGCCATAAAAACCAGTGAATGGCATAAAACAGTGTAAACCAACATTCAAGCGGGAATAAGATAATAAAAACAGGTTTAAAAGACAGAACTCCTGGGTAAAGAGAAATACTTTGTCGGGGGCATAAGATAAGTGCCTAGTGGGCACTTATCCCAGAATATCCTAAACAACCGCTGGTAACCATATGGGTAATGTTGGGCCAACTGGGTTCCCTGACTTACCAAGGCCCAGATTCTTGTTATTGTTCAACAGCTGCCACCCtacgaaagccagtgtggtgtagcgattagagtttcagattagtaTCTGAGAAACCCAAGTTTAAAcacccactttgccatggaagcttgctaggtgaccttgggccagtcactctctgtcaACCTATCCTTTCAGACCTTTtgtgaggatgatgatgatgataataataataatagatttatatactgcccttcagggcaacttaacgcccactcagagcgttttacaaagtatgtcattattatccccacaacaaaacaccctgtgaggtgggtggggctgagagagctctgagggagctgtgactggcccaaggtcacccagctggcttcaagtggaggagtggggaatcaaacccggctctccagattagagtcccgcgctcttaaccactacaccaaactggctctcaaatagataaaatggaggagaggggaaaggtgTAAACTGCTTCGgatgtaaatgaataaatgtgaACAGCAGCACGAGAGAATTCTTGGTTTGTGGCCCCTCCTTCCCTGAGAATATCTTGCTTGCATTCTCTTAAAATCCCAGCACTGATTCTTCCATCCTACCAAGAAAAGAAACTCGGGTGCTTTCCACTCTGTCTTTATGTATTTCTTCTCGGGCAAGAATCTCATCACACCGCACTGCAAGCCATATTGGGTAGTTTCCAGAAAAGGAAGTGAAGAAAGGGAAATGGCTCCTGTCTTATCCTTTGATATGATTGTCCAATTCCTCTTCGGTAAAGCTTTAGACAATACAGAGATACATGCAGCAGCCTGtatttgaaataaaattaaatggaAAACTTGCTCGTCAGCCTGTGTTCTGTAGTACACTACTACCACCAAGTGGGCAACTGGGGTAGGAACGAATATTAAGCGACTAGCTATTAAAGCCCCGGCTAGCCTgttcttgttagatcttggaggctaagcaggtcaccctgtttagtacttggatgggagaccatcaaggaagtctagagttgctacgcagaggcaggcaatggcaaaccacctctgttcctgCCTTGGAAAACCTTATGAGTTGCCCTAAGTTGACTGTGATTTGACAGCAAAAAAGGTGTGATATTGGATACAACACAGGATTTTATCTGACACTGTAAGTCAATGTCATTAAATATGAGATCAGACTGACAGAGGAGGAACTAAAGTAcacttccccctttttttgtctTCGTACAAAGCTGCCTTACACAAAACTTTTAAGTCCACCTAGCCCAATATTGTTTACTCTGGCAGCAACTCTTCAAGGTGTCAGAGAGAGGTCTCTTCCAGAACAACTATCAGACATCCTTCTATTAATAGTAAATCTGGTCTTATTTGCTTCATAGTATATTATAAGGAAGTATTGCTGCCTCTGAAATGTTAGAAGACACGTCGTGCAGACTACAGAACACCCAGGGGCGTGTGCCAAGAGGCGTTATGCACCTTGTAGACGTAGTTTGCGTATGAGGGCAAGGTATATGTATGTCTGTAGAGCAAAGCACTATACAAGAGCAGCTGGAAGCCCATGGGATCTAATCTGCACAGACAGCAGAGAGAAAACTGTTACCCTAAGTGGTGCTGTCCTCTCCTTTCTAGTTTGGctgggaattagcagcaaggataGATTGCAAGGGGAGGGTAACTACAGGATCTTTTAACCAATGTATGCCGGGATCGCTTGTTTCTGGAGCACACTTTAATAAACAGGCAAGATGTTCAACAGgagtgtttttttaattaaagaagcAGTATAAGAACAATTGCCCAGAATATACACAGCACTCACACACAGATCTAACTAGAAGACAGTAAAGGAAGTGGGAAAGCAGTTCCAAAGAAGTTACCAATCTAGACGAGGAGAAGGCAAGACATCCTGTACGACAGCAGCCTTGAGTGACCCGTACTTGATGGCATGGAGAAGGAGAGAACTCAGACCGAAGTCTGAGCTGCTAGGAAGCCACCCCTTTTATAGGAAAAATCCGTCCTTTGGAGCAGGATGAAGACTACTGCTTAAAAGACTAATTCACCAGGTTGTCTCCAGCATTGTAAGGCGATAAAACCAGAGGAGGTTTGATCAAGCGCACCTGAGCAAACAATCGCAACCGAAAGGGCTGACTGATAGCTCGCTGAGCATGAGACAGGAAGAGCTCTCAGATATCCGAGTGCCATTAACTAGGGAAGAGATGATGGGGAAGATCAGAGGACTCACAAACTCTGAAAGCTCACCACTTTGATCTGTAGATTTTGCACAAACtccagggggctgtgaggctgttAGCCTACCTTTCCCACCTCAGCACTTTTACAGTCTCCTGCCCAGGAGATGGCAACTGTATTCCTCCCTTGCCAGGCAGCGTGTGATATAGTGTGGGCCTGGTCGGTGGCTTACAAAACCATACCTTTGCTTTTCTGAGCTTGCATGGTGTGATTGTGATATAGGGCGACCCTGAAATTCAGCCCTCCTAACCAGGACCCCAAATGCACAATGTGCAACCTAGAAAACAATCCAGACTTTGCAACATATAGCAGACACTCAAGAGTTTCACCAGCCGATAAATTAATATGAAAACGCTCCCTGGAGGCAGAAACTTGAAAGATCATTGGTCGAGGTGCTTTCCCTCCGACTGTATGAAAGTTAATGCAAGAGAGGCTTCTAGAGAATTAAACTGCATGCGACCAATCCATATCACCGTGGTCCCATATGAACATGTGAAGATGCCTTCTAGCGAGATGCTAGAATCCTGTTCTGCTCAATGCAAAGCAAATACCAAACGGTTACAAAGGATTCCATTCAAACGTTTCGGTGGAGATGAATTTGGAATATTCCTAAGGATAAACCAATGTAAACAGGGATAAAGAAGTCTTCTCTGAGAACTTGGGGGAGTCTGCCTCACACCACCAGAACAAACGGTTCAGGGATATTGGTGTTCTGCAATTATGCCTAAGTACAGAATTTGGTAATTGGCAAACTGGGGattttaccattttttaaaaaaaacactcctcTAGTCCTTATTACAGCAAACATGAACTTGGAACAAAAGCCAGCTACCTAAGGCTATTGCTGGTGCTGATTGTCAGTGACTGGGTAGACAACCTTTTGTATCTTACATCCCACCAATCGTTCTATCAGTTATCTAGGTCCCATCATGACAGAAACAGAAAGCCTACTTCCGCCCAAGAAGGACGTTTATCTTCTTACAGGCATTCTGTTATTATGTTTATCATTTATGGTAAGTTTTAAGGACATAAAAAATGTAGACAATGGCTATACCCTGGCAAGTGGGTCAGCAGGATGCAACACATCGAAGACACTTGCTGGTGGTCAGGGGAAACGGAGAAATACGGAGTGTCCCAGGTTACTACTAGCAGGCCAAAAGGTGGATAATTTGTGGCAGACGGGGTTGGCAGGAGATGGCACATCACATAGGCAGGAGGACACAGGGACTGAGGGAGAGCAAATGCTTAGCAATTGTTATGAAAATGCTGCACCCCTCAAACAGTGGTACATGTTTGAGAACCACTGATCTAGATCACATCTTACTCCTCCACACACCTAACATAATATAGTATATAATATCTGCAAGGTAAACAAATCTGTacactaatatttatttattcatttatttcaatttatagcccgccttcccCGCAAGAAGGTTCAGAGTGGGTTACAACAATAtcaaactttgtgtgtgtgttatgtgccatcaagtcgcctccgacccatGGTGATCTTAGGAAGGAAAgaccaaaatgtcctatcattaacagacttgctcagatcctgcaaactggaagacgtggcttctttgattgagtccagccatctcgttttaggtcttcctcttttcctactgccttccacttttcctagcattattgacttttccagagaaattCTAATGCAAATTCCCCCAACTCGCAAAGAGAGCCCTCCATTTGGGTGACATTCCGAGGCCAGCCAAAACTTCCGCTAATCTTCCTTGTACAGTGTGCTGTCTATAGGACTTACTCCCTGAGTTGTGAAGCTGCAGTTCCTTCATCACAACCCTGTCCCATCAGCGCTCTCCACTCAAGTATCACCTGACCACCCTATGCGCAGTCACTGACACCATACAGTGACTACGCTTCATGGAAAGACACATACGTGTCATTACTCCCAAGCACAGTAAGATGAAAAGGTGCATTTTAGTGATATGACCTTAAAATATATGTATGCAAGCGAACAGGCCAACATCAGACAGCCTTGCCGATAACCCACCGCCTTGTCTCTGACGGGATATAAACACTGCCAGGTCCTTAATCGCCGCAAATATTTGGTCTACTCGATTTAAAAAGCAAGAGGCTCCTGTCCCAGCTGGTGGTCCCAAAAGAACACTCAAGCGTCATGCCACAGTCTTGAGTCAAGATTTGGGTAATCTTCTCTGCCATGTCCCCATTGATGGTGAGGGATCGGAAGTGGTCGAAGTCGTTCCTGCCCAGCTTCCGTAGGCGCCGGGCAGCTGCTCGGTAACACTTCCACGGCTGCGGCTCAATCAGCAAGTACGTGCACTTAGAGGCGAGACAGGACAAGAACTCCACCAGGCCGCCATCTCTGTGATTCAGGTGGATCCACATAGTCACAGACATACAGAAGCAAATGTCAAAAGCGGAACGTCCAAACCTGCTCAAATAGGAGCACAGCAGAGGCTCCCGGGTATCAGGGTCCATGATATCGACAGTTACataggaaatggagccagggaagGGGCTTCGCTGCTTGGCTCGCTCGATCAGCTCCCTATCAATGTCACAGCAAAGGAGGCTCAGTtccttcccagccacaggacCTTCTGGGCTGTCTCTGTTGTCCTTCAGTCCAAGGAGGTGTCTGTAGAGGGCAATGCTGAGCTcctagaaaggaaagagaaaggctACAGAACGCATGTCCTACTCGATCCGCTGGAGTAAGGAGTGTCAAATTGTGGCACCTGGGCTACCCCAAGGTGACTTTTCCTACTCTTGATTCTACCAAGAGTCCGACTACGACTTAATCAAGTTAAAGGTTAAAAAGCAAGTTGCCTAGTTTCCTTTGtacagaaggaaaataaaatatagcatgtaagaagagccctgctggatcagaacaaggGGCCTTATAGAATCCTGTTTCTAACAAAGTCCAAACTCACAAGCAAGGCATGAAAAGAGGAGCTTCTTGAGcatagaggttccatttagctaccaTGCCTAACGGCCTACTTTCCATGAATTTGGCTTATTGCTTAGGAAGGGTATAACTACATTTAGGACTGCTCTGCTAAAACCAGACAGTATAGAAGCCACTATATTAAACATCCACAATGAACCATTTAGAAAAGTGAACAGTAATTAGAATTACAATATGAGCCAACATTCAGAGTTTCTACATCAGATATCTGACACGTGAAGTACATGTGccaggagatacaatgttagctgggaaaggcagtttaaaatgacagagccagcagcagggcaaaggctttgctatgcactggagctgtgtgaaagggctgtgaaatgccagaagggaaacttcagcccattataacctctccaggtccaagcccagctctggaaggcagctccagcccatttccattcctcgctgccctctggttttagactggagaggtgaaattgacagaacctttggggaggcgaagatgaaattaataaaccttctgaggagcaatctccaccagctctgtctttttaaactacgcttcccagcgaacattgtgtttccctacaCGACGAACACAAGCCAagtcatctcgtgtagagagactctcacagGATTCATTTatcatttattattcatttagtgGAAAGAGACCAAAGGGAAATAATTACAACTTAGCACCATCTAGTGTCAAGTTCAAAGCTGAGAGAGGCTTTTAAGAAGCTAAAGAAACTCTGCTTCCATTTAAAGATTATGGTGTTCTGGTTGCCACCTACTGGTTGTTCCTGTTTAACACAGCCCACCTGGTACCTTCTAGAACTGACGCTTTTATTATAATACTTCTTCTCCTCTAGAATTGGCTCCTCAAGAAGGTGAAGGAGGTGCCATCTTTAGAAGATTTCTGAAGGCACGGCAAAGCATTCGTTTTTAGTCACTAGGGCTTTTGATGGGGCATAGGCAACATGCATTTTTCTGCAAAGGAGGAATTAATAATtgggtttttattgttctttgtatATTTAAATTTGGAATTGTAAACCACCTGGAGCCACAAGGCCAGctttaaacatttaaataaagcTCCTGGTCCTCATGTTTCCTGCAAACACcacagaattaaaaaaaaggggTTTTTTAAAGGACTGGAAGCCAGGAAGCATGCAATAAGCAGTATGGGTTCATTATGCGTTCTAGATTTTTCAAGGGTTTGCATTACTTTCCACAGAGAAACAGCAAAAAATTAATGCACTAGGCAGACAACATATCCAGTCACTGTAATTTAGTTCATGCTGGGTTTATATCAGCATGCTGGTTACATGAAAGCAAATGAGATGCCTCTTCCTagatcacaatgttttcttggcaagacCTTTAATGCTCAATGTCAACTTTTCAGAAATAGGAGGAAACAAAGTTCTTTATGGCCTGGAAGCCACATAACTGGTTTATCTCCTCCTCTAGGTCCTTGTGTGCCAACTACAGTCCTCAGGCTACTACTTATTAGCTGTTACCCCCACTTGAGATAACCGATTTGGCATCAGGAGCCGGgaaaagcatgcatattactctcacTCTGCCATCACCCCTTTGGTTACCCATTgattactgtgctcagttcaaggttttggctacctATTCAAATCactccatggccttggtccctcatatctatgggagtgCCACTCTCTCTATGCAGGtggccaaaatcaacagctgcctggacatgtgcattctctgtggtggcattcACTTTATGGAaaggcccccactctcctggctttccacaaactatgcaagaatttacacacacacaccccaaatatgCCACCCAAAAGGAATACAGAAGTAACTGACAGTGCAAACCAGTACTGGTTTAGACccaagtaattctgcataggattgtgctacAATGAAAATGTATCATGGTGCAAGCTTTTGTAAGACCTCCATCACAATCAGCTAAAACCATAATAAATGTGatggtctttatggtgccacaAGACCTTCTTGAGGAGTgcggagtttagggaggggagggaccccagtggggtgtgatgtcatagagtccaccttctaaagcagccattaacTCCAGGGAAATCTCTGTTATTTGGAGATTAGTTGCAATTACAGATTTCCAGGCATCACATGGACTATCATACATCAACAGAGGctatcttggtccccagaaaaAGATAACAACAAGAGAAAAACTCACTGAGAGATGAAGGACTCTGCAAAAGAACAATTTGTGTATTATGAATTTCAATCAAGGGGCTTTTGTATTCTATAATTGAATGGATATTCATTGACGGTAGATAAATATAGTACATAGGTTTCAATTTGAGCACATAGCACTTTCATGATATTTGATCATTTAACTATTTAATTCTGTACACTGTATTTACTGACCAACTCTCAGTGAGTTTTTCTCTTGTTATCACCTGGAGTATGGCAACCTTTGCAGCTGAACCTGTTGAGCTTCCACCTGCCGTCatgattgaggggggggggccgGCAGTCAGTGAAGGATTGCTGGCAggatgttgccagcctccaggtgatggctggagatctcccggaaataCAACTAATCTGCAACTCacaggaatcagttcccctggagaaaacagctgctttggagaatggactatataccttgctgaagtccctcccctccccaaacgcctccccctccaagctccacctctcatatctccaggaatttcctaacctggacctggcaaccctagcgcccCCAGCCCCTCCACAGTCTCTCACCCCCGAGTTGCATCCTACGTCCAGCGCCAGCAGCGGCCTCCCGTGGGGGCCTGGGAATAACCGGCTCAGCAGCGCGGCGGGAAGGAGGCGAATGCGCCCCTCCGGCGGATTGAAACGAGAATAATCGGGAAAGTTCCCATACGGAGCCGCCCCGGCCGGGAGAACGGAGGGCTCCATCCCCTCAAAGGCTTCACGGCAATCGTTCATGGGCGCCGCCATCTTGGGAGCGACAAGAAAGAGTGACCGAGTAGGAAACAAGGAGGCGCGTACGGAGGGTTCCAGGGGAAGGGGGGCTATAGAAAGGAACGCACAAAGGCCGCCAAAGCCTCTTCCGCCTCTCTAGGGAACAATGCTCATGGGCGCCGCCATCTTGGGAGCTACAAGAAAGAGCGTCCGGGTAGGAAACAAGGAGGCGCGTACCGAGGGTTCCGGGGAAGGGGGCTTTAGAAAGGCACGCACAAAGGCCGCCAAAGCCTCTTCCGCCTCTCTAGGGAAAATGCTCATGGCCGCCATGTTTGGAGCGACAAGAAAGAGTGTCCGGGTAGGAAACAAGGAGGCGTGTACGGAAGGTGCTGAGGAAGCGGAGCCATAGAAGGGGACGCTTATGGGCGCCGCCATGTTTGGAGCAACAAGAAAGAGCGTCCGGGTGGGAAACAAGGAGGCGCGTACGGAAGATGCCGGAGAAAGCGGGGCCGTGGAAGGGGACGCTTGTGGGCGCCACCATGTTTGGAGCAACAAGAAAGAGCGTCCGGGTGGGAAACAAGGAGGCGCGAACGGAAAGTGCCGGGGAGCGGGGCAGTGGAAGGGGACGCTTATGGGCGCCGCCATGTTTGGAGCAACAAGAAAGAGCGTCCGGGTGGGAAACAAGGAAGCGCGTACGGAATGTGTCGGAGAAGCGGGGCCGTGGAAGGGGACGCTTTTGGGCGCCACCATGTTTGGAGCGACAGGAAAGAGCGTCCGGGTGGGAAACAAGGAGGCGCGTACGGAAGGAGTCTGGGGAAGAGGGCCGGTGGAAAGGGACGCTTATGGGCGCCGCCATGTTTGGAGCAACAAGAAAGAGCGTCCGGGTGGGAAACAAGAAGGCGCGTACGGAAGGTGCTGAGGAAGCGGAGCCGTGGAAGGGGACGCTTATGGGCGCCGCCATGTTTGGAGCAACAAAAAAGAACGTCCGGGTGGGAAACAAGGAGGCGCGTACGGAAGGAGTCTGGGGAAGACGGGCGGTGGAAAGGGACGCTTATGGGTGCCGCCATGTTTGGAGCAACAAGAAAGAGCGTCCGGGTGGGAAACAAGGAGGCGCGTACGGAATGTGCCGGAGGAAGCGGGGCCGTGGAAGGGGACGCTTATGGGTGCCGCCATGTTTGGAGCGACAAGAAAGAGCGTCCGGGTAGGAAACAAGGAAGCGCGAACGGAAGGTGCCGGGGGAAGCGGGGCCGTGGAAGGGGACGCTTATGGGTGCCGCCATGTTTGGAGCGACAAGAAAGAGCGTCCGGGTAGGAAACAAGGAAGCGCGAACGGAAGGTGCCGGGGGAAGCGGGGCCGCGGGAAAACCTCCAAGGGGGACAAAGGCTAGCGCGCGCAGGGTTGGCTGCTTTATCCCGCTGCAGCCCTTCCAAGGCAAACGCGGCTAGGAATGCTTTAAAGTATGatgcatgtatttattttgtaAATCTATGTTTTAAAGTTTTATAATAGAAAAGAGGATacagaaaaggaaagggggaTAAAAATTTAAAGAATAGAAAATACAGAATTGTGTGTTACAACGGCTATCAAAGTACAAAAATCTTACAACATTTAAGATAAatgttttcaaataaacaacgCGTACCGAATTCAAACCTACTTGCACTCCT encodes:
- the BCDIN3D gene encoding RNA 5'-monophosphate methyltransferase, which translates into the protein MAAPMNDCREAFEGMEPSVLPAGAAPYGNFPDYSRFNPPEGRIRLLPAALLSRLFPGPHGRPLLALDVGCNSGELSIALYRHLLGLKDNRDSPEGPVAGKELSLLCCDIDRELIERAKQRSPFPGSISYVTVDIMDPDTREPLLCSYLSRFGRSAFDICFCMSVTMWIHLNHRDGGLVEFLSCLASKCTYLLIEPQPWKCYRAAARRLRKLGRNDFDHFRSLTINGDMAEKITQILTQDCGMTLECSFGTTSWDRSLLLFKSSRPNICGD